One Rissa tridactyla isolate bRisTri1 chromosome 1, bRisTri1.patW.cur.20221130, whole genome shotgun sequence DNA segment encodes these proteins:
- the EIF1AX gene encoding eukaryotic translation initiation factor 1A, X-chromosomal isoform X1 codes for MPKNKGKGGKNRRRGKNENESEKRELVFKEDGQEYAQVIKMLGNGRLEALCFDGVKRLCHIRGKLRKKVWINTSDIILVGLRDYQDNKADVILKYNADEARSLKAYGELPEHAKINETDTFGPGDDDEIQFDDIGDDDEDIDDI; via the exons ATGCCCAAGAATAAAG GCAAAGGAGGTAAAAATAGGCGACGAGGTAAGAATGAGAATGAATCAGAAAAAAGAGAACTGGTGTTCAAGGAAGATGGGCAAG AATATGCCCAGGTGATCAAGATGTTAGGCAATGGAAGACTGGAGGCATTATGTTTTGATGGTGTGAAGAGGTTATGTCATATTAGAGGGAAACTAAGAAAAAAG gttTGGATAAACACATCTGATATTATATTGGTTGGCTTAAGAGACTACCAG GATAACAAGGCTGATGTTATTCTAAAGTACAATGCAGATGAAGCTAGAAGTCTGAAAGCGTATGGGGAGCTTCCTGAACATG CTAAAATCAACGAAACAGACACATTTGGTCCTGGAGATGATGATGAAATCCAGTTTGATGATATTGGAGATGATGATGAAGATATTGATGAC atctAA
- the EIF1AX gene encoding eukaryotic translation initiation factor 1A, X-chromosomal isoform X2: MPKNKEYAQVIKMLGNGRLEALCFDGVKRLCHIRGKLRKKVWINTSDIILVGLRDYQDNKADVILKYNADEARSLKAYGELPEHAKINETDTFGPGDDDEIQFDDIGDDDEDIDDI, encoded by the exons ATGCCCAAGAATAAAG AATATGCCCAGGTGATCAAGATGTTAGGCAATGGAAGACTGGAGGCATTATGTTTTGATGGTGTGAAGAGGTTATGTCATATTAGAGGGAAACTAAGAAAAAAG gttTGGATAAACACATCTGATATTATATTGGTTGGCTTAAGAGACTACCAG GATAACAAGGCTGATGTTATTCTAAAGTACAATGCAGATGAAGCTAGAAGTCTGAAAGCGTATGGGGAGCTTCCTGAACATG CTAAAATCAACGAAACAGACACATTTGGTCCTGGAGATGATGATGAAATCCAGTTTGATGATATTGGAGATGATGATGAAGATATTGATGAC atctAA